The Cryptomeria japonica chromosome 9, Sugi_1.0, whole genome shotgun sequence DNA segment ACACCTTTGACACACacctttgacatgaatgacaacaaaatGTTCAATAGTAATTCCTCAACAAGTTCACCTTCTTCCAAGATGTTTCCACTAAGGGAACAACCATGTATCCATTTCATTTATCTTATTTTGTTCCTCATCATCATTTTGTGCTACTTGAAAATCATTTTGATGTTCATTATTTAGGAAAAAAACCTTTATTTTGACTATTCTTGAGTGGGGGGGAGATTTTTTCCTAAGGGATCTTACTAACTTTTTGGGGTATTTCCATCCCAACACCTTCATGGGAAAAAACCAAACTATCCTGACAAGGAGACATCTTAGATGAAATCTCCTTATCTTCTAGCACAACCTCTTTATTTTTAGGTCATTCCTTTCTAATGCTAGGCTTGTCGAATTTATCCATTAAATAGATATATGTGTTATAGTCCCCACAATAAAAGCTATTATTCTCATAAAGGATCAGTTGTGCCCATTTGCAAAACTTTGATTGTAGTTTTATTTATGGGAAGAAATTTATTCATTTCAAAACTTACACAAAATGTAACAAAATCAAGCATGAATATTTGCAAGGTAACTTTATCAATAGATAAAAGTTCCCCAAAGGACTTAGCAATACTCTAAAGAAATTTAGGGCTCCAAAATTCCAAAGGCAACTAGGTAGTTGATCCCAAGTTGGAGCAAGCACATAGAGATCAACAATTTGATCAAAACCTAATTTCCACGTAAGAGGTAAATTATTTCAATGATCCTTATCAAAGAACCAAGGGCCTTCAATAAGTAATTTTATTAGATCCTCCTCATTAGTAAATCTAAACAAAAAAAAGACCATCCATTGTAGCACTAACTGAAATATTACTCTTTGATTTGACCATTTGTGCACCAAATCAATGTTCGGTCTAAAAGAAAAATAACTTACCAACCAAAATGTTATCCATAGCTTAAGTGGATTCATCCATTAGAAGGTCAAGTAAGTTAATCACTATACCTTCATTGGAATGATGAATCAAGGGAGAAACTCATCCTACAACTATTGGGGACCCTTAGATCTAGCCACTTTATTAACCCACAAAGACTAAGCCACTCCAAATTTAGAAACAACTTCCATAGCTAGTCTAACAAGAACAACATCCAATGCCAGTGCCGCAAAATCAACACTAGAGATGATCATGTTAGAAATTGTTCTAGGAGCATATGCCTCAAAAATAGCAATCATGACTTGATGAGCACTTGAGGTACCCCATGAATAGCTTGCCATTTCATAGTATCTTACCAAATGTTGGCAAAAATTTAAACCCTAACAAAGTGCATGATAggcaaaaaaaaaacatatatagcTTATTCTATTAAAATGCATTCATTGTTGGTGTGATCAAATGATTTTTATCTGCAACAAATTAAGAGATATTCCCCTTTGTTGTCTACCTACCAATTAGATATACTTCTATACATATATCACTTATCCCCTTTTCCATGTTCACACATCTTTACAAAATCATCTATCTTATTTATTATTTGTATGCTTGTACTTAATTCCACACACCCATTTTCCATTATGATCTTAGCCCATTTCTTATGCCAAGATTATTTTATGGAACTATGATAGAGTAGTCTTGCCCTAGTTTTAAAACATAAATTGAGCTTTGATCAACTTCCCCACTTCACTCTTACTACCTAGAGCCATGCAAAAGTTTACATGGTATGTTGCTTTATCGCTATATTTAatgatattaatgaattaattgaaatcatTTATAAGTTTGGAGATcaaacaataaaaagaaaaatcattcacaACATTTCAAATAGTTCTTTAAGAGGGATATAACATTACATAATCACTCAAGAGGAATTTgcataaatgaaatttattatttttagTAGCGTCATATTTTAAGGTGTTGACCAAGATACAATGCACTAATCAATATAGCCTAACAAAGGTAGTTATCAATATTGATATCCCTTCCAAACATCAAGAAACATATAAAGACATCAAGATATCTTGATAGAAGTGAATAAAGGGATTCTAAACAAATCAAGTTTATAGATAGAAGAGAAATTCATGATCATGAAGTTATCCTTGATACTCAAATTTACCCCTACATATAGCCAATATAAAATTCTAATTCCAAGGTTGTCATTAATCCAATATTAGTTACTCTAGATCCAAAGACTTGTTAGTTCCAAATCCTTTAATCTCTTTCTATGCTCATCATTTATCAaactaaatatatttatttttctgtTTACATGTTCCATATTTAATTTACtgttaaaatatcaaaatatgtaTATGAACGCTTAATTGAAGCAATTTAGATTGAATTGTGTACACCATATTAGATTAAGTCAACCCCAATGAAAAAATATTTTCCCTTATAATGCTTTTGATAAATGGCCCTCCAAATCTATGACCACATAGACATCAAGCTCATAGATCATGAAATAGTCCTAATAATTAGATTTATCTCTACATAAAAACGAAACTATCATCAATCTTCTAAATCTAAAGACTTATTAATTCCAAATCCTCTTCACTCTTCCTCTATTCATCATTTATCAAGCCAAATACATTTATTTCTCTATATAAAATTTCCATATTAAATTTACTATTAAAATGTCAATATATGTACACCCCACTTAACTAATTGATTCAAGTTAAATTTTATACATCTTATTACATTTAGTTAATCCCAAGAAATATAATGATGCTTATGACAAATGGTCCTCCAAACCTAGGACAGTTTTTACTTCTCCAACCCCTAAATGTAAACTACAAATTACATAGAAAACTGTTTCATAACAGAAAAACAATCAAATATGGCATACATCATGGACTTTTGGGTGAAGTATAAGACAACTAAAATGACCAATACAAGAAGCAATACCAACAACAAACAACAGACCCCAATCCAAATCCACTTGTGTGAACTTACATTTGCAGTAGCAGCAGAACTCAAGTGTGCAACCCCATCCTCCATTGCAGTAGCACTAAACACCATGTTCTTCTCAATCTCATCCAATCCCTCCCCCTGATCCCAAACCAATACTGACAGATCCATGAAAATCTGCTGCAACTCCTTTAGATCTGCTTCAATCCCTTTAATTTCTTTATACTTGTCTTCCATGGAACGAACCCTAATTAGGGCATCTTCTCCATGACTGATACCCAAAGCTTGGTGAACAATCTGAAAACTGTGGCCCTCTGCACTCTGCATCATCTCATCCACTACCTGTGCCGATGGGTATTGACCAGAAACAATAAAACAATATCTCTCAACTTCTTCTCTGTAATCATCTCTGATATTTTGCCTAAGATGATTTAAAAGATCTAATCTATCTTTCAGGGATTTTCTTATACCATTCACTACCATTCTTACAGTCCCTGTTTGATCTCTGTTAAGATCATCCAACAAATTTTGAATAGATCTCACCTTCTCTAAGATCATGCTGATCATTGCTTTTGCCCTGTCTGTTATTGAGCCTTCTTTGACTCTGTTCTTGCTTTCTTCATGATTTTTTCTCAGAGTCTCAAGACATTCATCTATGGCCTTCAATTCTTTCTGGGCTTGTATGATCTGAACAAGAACAGAGCCGCCATGACTATAACCAGAAGAggatttttcatcttctttcatggAATCATGAACAATTTGCAGATCGGCCATGGTGAATTGATTGATATGGAATGATTTTTGGATTAATGGGATCTCAATGAATAAGAGAACTTGAATGATCTGAAATGGATTGTGATGGAATGGCATTAAAAGATCGCTGTTTCACAGTTGTAATGGCTTGAAACCAGTTCTTGacagataatttttcaaatttcccAAATCGGATGCCATGAGTATTTCCTTGAAAGGTGGGTCTAAATTGATTACGAGGGAAAAAGTCGTTGAAGCTGGCTTAGTGGGAGGGCCTAATTAACGGATTGTAACCCATATAGGAACATGCACTCATGCCCTCTTTTGCTTTTTATTTATTGAGAGGATAAACAATGCCTCATTTTTTATGGCTTTAAATTagggaaaaaaaaatttatttgcttATTTATTTTTTTAGGAAGTTCAGTTAAGAGTTAGGAAATTAGGGATATTCATTAGGTCAAAATTGAGATAAAAATTGTTTGTAGTATGGAAATCGATCTTTTTATAGTTTATAATATGTGTTTTTTGGTCTACATATGGTTTATAGTAATACAAAACTACTTTGGTCTAGAGATGGCTTATAGTAATATGAAACTACTTTATATTGTACTCCATGTAGGATGCATGTGTTTCCTAGTCTACAAATGACTTATAGCACTAAGGAATTGCCTCCTACTCTATGTAGGATGCACCTAACTATACTAAACACGAGACTCTTTTTTGGTTTAGGCTTATAGTAATATGGAACTACCTCATACTTTCATGGGATGCACCTAATCTGGCTCCAAAAAGGCAGACTTACCTTCATGTTATACAAACAGTAGAAAAACACACTTCATGGGATGCACCTAATCTGGCTCCAAAAACGCAGACTTGCCTTCATGTTATACAAACAAGAGAAAAACAATGGATGCAGCTACTATTTATGCAGAGTTCTGCCGAGATTGGTTATTTTCAACTTACCTTTGTGGTATGCTTGAATCGTGcctttttggagctagaatagctataGCCTACTTCATGTAGGATGCATCTAACTATATTACAAACGAGGCATACACACTCTACTTTCTACAAGATTTGAAATTGTGATCTTTTAAAGTAATTAAAAGATATATTATTAAGAATAAATTATAATTCAGAAACATCACCTCTATTTATAAGAGGATTAAATACAATATTTTAAGTATTGTTAATATAACATAAAAATTTGGAGTTGAGGGAAAAGTGTTTACAAAGATAATACTAGTATGATGGTGTCCATGCGGGTGCGTGCAGGAGGCCGAGCTAGGGTTTCTTGGCCCTAGCTCACAGGCGGCGTTGGTGTGGCTTCATGCAGGGGGGAAGTGCTGCATGAGGGGGGTAGACGGTGGTGGAAGGGGCTGGAGGGCTCGGGGGTGGCTGAAGGGTGGTCGTTGGGGGGTGTGAAGGCTGTGCGGGGGCAGGGTCTTTGCTACTGCGGCCGAGGATATCCTAGGAGCTTGGGACTTTAGGTGGGCCGATCTTTGGTGGTATGGGTGAGGGGAGGGGCCTTGGGTGTCGAGCCCCCGTGGGGAGACCTTTGGGGTGTGGGCCCTCGGCCAGCATCCttgtcttttatttattttttgtgagCCCTGATGGCGACTTTGGGTGGGGAAGCCTCGCAGGCGGTCCCAGCTATGGATTTCCGTGCTAtgatgggctcaaaacccccatttcAGAATGTGAAGACATTTAACAATAACCTATTCTCTTCTGACTCGGGATCTGGGAATGCTGGTAGCTCTCGCATGGTGAAAATTAATGGATGTTTGGAGAGATGTAGTGAGAGGCCGAAGCTGATCATCCCTCTCGAGATAATAGCTAAAgacattgaatacttttcaaatcactcgttgtactgcaagtttttgggaatgagggtttcactgcagtttttggaaaactggacGCAGCGGAcatgggcaccggaaggggaaatggagattatgcttttgGAAAATAACTATTTCATGGTCACGTTCAACtgtatggaggatcgcaatagggtctttgaaggaggtccGTATTTCTACAACCAGGTGGGATTATTCATCAAACCATGGCATGTAGGGTTtaatccttcagaggagctcccaaatagggttccggTGTGGGTTCGATTACCACGTCTtccagtggaatgttgtcgggaggatgtgctatggatgcttgctGCTCTActtgggaggccagtgggatcctcgtcgcaaactctggggagaaaggtaatgacctttgcatgtatctgtgttgaaatagatcttagtaaacccttgccagatgctatagatatctgtgcaggctcttattcatgggttcaacagctagattatgagactttactatTTCGCtatcgtctgtgtcatgagtatggtcatttacagtggAAGTGTCCTAGATACAAACTGGTAGTGCGACAACCTCAGTAGCCAGAACCAAGCCTTGATACGGCTGAGAAAGGGAAAGCTGCCATGTCAGGTGTGGtagagggtgctgatggttttgtctcagtaaagacaaagaataggaacagAGGACAGAAGAGACCCTTACAGGAGAGGCGTGAGGAGGATACCTTcaacagatttgaggccttggatgacctgaGCCATCAGGAAGTAAATCTGAAGTTAACCCCTCTGGATCAAGGTGCATCAGGAGGGGTGTTGGAAAGTGTAATGGAGGAATCTTCCCAGgccctgctagtggttggaagctAGCAGATGGAGATGGACCAAATAGTAGGGGTTCAGTTGGGCCTGGCTCCTGGGATGGAGGTGAACTTGGCTGAGGGGGAGGGTTCTCCCATAGCTTCAAAATTGGAACCGGGTGGGGCTAAAAGTAATAAGTTAGTCATTCACCTGGGTCTACATCAGAGAGATATTAAGAAAAGcgcttcagagaagagctcaaaggttagtagaaagaaggatctggataagatcaaattgatgggggagaatttggtcgAGTCAGGAtcagtgaagactttggattcacacttctccaaccctcctaaatgattgtgctttcatggaatgtaaggggcttgaacaatggccctagacaaaaagctgtTCGGGATTTGATCAAGAAacattcacctgatgtccttttcttgcaagaaactaaactttcagtggagACTATGATGGGTCTCGTGCCAAAGCTCTGGGGGCGaggtgagtgtcagtgtgttggggcagctaGTTCCTCAAGAGGGGTGGCCtgcctttggaaccctttaaggttctGCCTTGTCTGGTGGGTTGCTTCTAGATCCTCATTATCCGGGGTGCTATCTAGTCTTGAGATtggggaattcatcttgtttttgaatatctatgctcccactgatTTTCAGGGTAAGCAAGGCTTGTGGTCTCATGTTTCAGGTATGCGAAGGTTGGCCCCCCTTcacccttggattatggcaggagacttcaatgccatcctggagttgagtgaaaagaaggggggtgtAATGTGGTTGGAACCATCTTCTTTCCTTTTCCAGGATAGTATCTCCTTGCTGCAGCTAGTTGACATCAAGcctagcaatggtttgttcacttggaacatcaggagggtgggagagaattggattgTTGAAtgattggatcattttctggtttcctGTTTTTGGATTggcggggggtggtccacaagttctgagattcttgattggagagggtcagatcactggcccatcaagctggtttcATCCTCGGCTCGGGTGCCTgttcaccttcattcaaattccaacttatgtggcttcaggaCCCTTCTTTGCTGGTCCTTGTTGCGgactggtggaggaaagggaggccgacCTTTGGCACTACCATGTACTCTTTGCAAAGTAGCTGCAATTTGTAAAGCTTCAGCTTAAACTGTGGAACCGACAAGgcttcgggaacatttttcatgagaagaaagaTGCTCAAATTGCACTGAATGAGATCACCAGTGAAATTAGGGAGCATGGGTTGTTTGAGGATCTGCTTAGAGAGGAAGACAGGGCTATCAAGatggtagaggaatgggagcttcaggaagaaatatattggaagcaaaGAGCTCATATTGACtagctgaaggagggggacaagaacactgctttcttcttcaactcagtgaaagcaagaagacatgaaaATTCCATTCctgttttggttaatgatagaggggAGCAGTGCTTATCCATGCAGGAGATGTCTAGGGAGTCTCTCCAGTATTTccagtccctctttagggaggactctcagggggaaaaagtggaggagaatctggttctggattgcatcccttctcttgtctcgagggagatgaatgagcaactttTTTATCCTATTTTGCTGGAGGAACTTGAGAGGATagtcttccacatgaggaaaggaaaggctcctggatcggatgggttcccagttgaattctttcaagagttctgggatataatTAAGCTGGATTTATTAGCAGTAgtccaggagtcccagaggaataaacagatgcttagggcattgaatgcaaccttcattgctctaatccccaagtgtgcaGGGGCTGACCGATTAGGCCAGTTCCGCCCGATTtccctctgcaatgtgatttataagatcatctcgaagctgatagcagatagattgaagaagtgtttggggagtgttatttctgaggagcagagtgggtttgtggaagggtgccaaattttggatggggtggtcattgctacagagaccattcattctatggcaacctccaaggaaaaagctatgtttatcaagctggacatggcaaaggcatatgatagagtccgatggtccttccttcagaagatccttggggcttttggttttgcggacgagtggatccagtgggtcatgagttgtgttacgtccacctctttctctgtgcttatcaatggagaccatacCGAGCTGTTTGGTGCCTCTAGGGGTCTCCGCCAGGGagatcccctctccccttatttattcattcttcttgctgagggtttggggaggctgattaagaaTAATGTGGGCCGAGGTtctattcagggttggagatggggtaatgaattGCAGCTGTAGTCtcacttgcagtttgtggatgatacaaccctTATGGGGCTAGTGCGGATCAACGAAGCTACGAATCTGCAGAAGGTTCTGGATGTTTATGTTGCAGCTTCAGGCcagatgatcaatgaggataaatcttctatcctctttttcaacactcctgagtctatccagaggaggattgctcttatcttgagattccaagttagCTCCTTGCCCTTGACGTATTTGGGTATCCCTATTTCTCCTAGCAATCCCCCTAGGGAGTCGTGGTaggggatcttggataaattcctctccaaggttgaacactggactcatagatgtTTATCTTTGTGGGGAGGGTTCTACTGATTCAGTCAGTGGTCTAGGCTCTTCtgatctatcgatgtatgctttaggtggctcctaagtggttcttgaaggggttGGACTCTCTAGCTAGGAAATTTTTAGGGGCAGGTAATCtcacctcttccaaatggagtctagtCAACTAGGACCTGGTATGTACCCCGAAGCAGTCAGGGGGGCTTGAGTTAAAGCAGTCTATTCTTTTGGGGGAGGCTCTTGTAGCTAAATTGTAccggaggtggtgtgttgagcaggaccgaggctgggccaggattttggccaacaaatatatgtagaggatcccgatggaggaaatccctagatatccgctaGAAGGGAAGGGCTCATCGATCTGGTACACTCTCAAGAGGGGAGCTTCTCTCATTAAGGTAGGgcttttttggatttgcagaaggggggaagaggttcttttctagaatgattcttgggatggataccctctCATCCTTGATTAGTTCCCTAACCTTAGAAACTTGGGCTAGAGGTTCTTGGAagctggatggtcaagggtgagtgactttaaggctatCTATAGGTGCGGTCAGCTGGATTTGGAGTggtggaagactcctaatgaatggccggttgttgggatggaggaagagtgtgcagagttgcagggcattttggcgaatagacactgtagctcccttaagggtagggatgggctggcatggtctccaaatcctaagggcattttttCTGTGGCTAGTGGTTACTAGGAACTGTTGAGACAAAGACTTGAGGGAGGAGAAGTGAactggtggaaataggtgtggaataatgcttcttggccgaagtgtaattgctttgtctggactttggcttggaatagatgtctaacttgggacaatatccgcaagcggggattcttggggccttctatttgtgttttgtgtggtaacggagaggaagactcctcacatctgttcttcagatgtcccttctctatgcttatctagcactattggtggggggtgtggaagcatccttgtgtccatgtgGATTCTCTGGTagagttttggagtagtttgggcagacctcctattccgtcctccttcctccagatggtctggtatattgggcctatcttcattctgtggcagatctggcttgaAAGGAACAAGAGGATTTTTCGGGAGGCCAAactgtttgttcaacaagtttggaataggatcactgTTATGATTCAGGAGAcaatggaagctaaatgtgaggtaaaCTTCCCGTTGGGTAGATATGAGGTGGATGTTGTGAGTAGGCTTGGCTTGTAGGAGTTGTTTCCTGCCTCTGCTTGTGTCAGGAAAGGTAGACaggctatgaagaaggtgcaaaggattGGAAGGTGGGCACCCCCTTAGGATGGGTATGTCAAGATCAACACTAATGGCTCATCTAGAGGTAACCCAGGCCCTGTTGGGGTAgggggtgttggcaggaatagcaggggggaggttgttttcttcttttcgaTGCATAAAGGGtgtcagtctaataattttatggagggttttgcGATTCTTTATGCACTTGAGCAGGCTTTGGAGTGGGGttttaggaaggtgatttgtgaatcaaattcacaaattgttgttaacttgttgtttgatcagaaggtgagtgggatttagtggcagttggtagggattgttcagcagattctccaaattagctccttGATGGAGtaggtgtccttcatccatattcctcgcGAATGGAATGGAGTGGCtgactgtttggccaagtgggcctcggatCATAATAGTGAGTGGAAAGTGGAAGGCtgggagcatctctctggggaTTACTGTCAGGAATTGTAGAAGATTATCACTGAGGACATATATGGCTTTGAAGCTGGTTGATCTGTGGTTGGGTTGGTAGTTTTTCTCTGGGGCCTTGGGCCTCTAATTCTTTTTTGTAATGCTTGTTTCTGattctcaataaagtttttacccttttttcaaaaaaaaaatatatatataacataaaaaTTTCTTAAAGCAAACATTTTAAATTAGCAAATTTCTACAAATTAGAGTTGTATTATATTTTGAAAGGAATTGAGCATATTATCTCAAATGTCTCTAAAAGAATTAAATATAATAATTCTAAGGATCTCATGCTTATACATGAGATGGGTTGTTGATGTCACTTTATAAAGGTTTtaggttgattttttattttttttataaatgaacTCACTCAATTTAAAATAAACATTAGCATTGCATGCGTAGGGTAAAGTAGCTTCACATTAAATTAAACATGGGTGTGCTCCTTATGGATTGGCGCGGGGATTTCTTGAGCTACTATGTATGGTTAATTTAGATGAACTATTTAATgtgaattaaaataattaatattaaatattaaataatattaaaaggcTTAAGTTATATATTGCAATTGTAAACATTTTTTATTGTTAATTCATTTGACAAATAATTATAGTTTCTATTATATTAGTGGTTTAATAAATATATTTGAGGTATAATGGCATGCCTATTATTTTTCATTTAGAtttgtatttattttataaaattattttaatagatGTATAAATTAAATAATAGTATAATCTTGTATGAAGTTGAGTTCATTCTTTCAACATTTTTTTAGTTCTATACATATTTATTTTCACACAATGTGTCTTCATTGTGTTCTTATATGAATGTAATATTGTGCATTTACCTTATACATGCACTTAT contains these protein-coding regions:
- the LOC131062781 gene encoding syntaxin-related protein KNOLLE; its protein translation is MPFHHNPFQIIQVLLFIEIPLIQKSFHINQFTMADLQIVHDSMKEDEKSSSGYSHGGSVLVQIIQAQKELKAIDECLETLRKNHEESKNRVKEGSITDRAKAMISMILEKVRSIQNLLDDLNRDQTGTVRMVVNGIRKSLKDRLDLLNHLRQNIRDDYREEVERYCFIVSGQYPSAQVVDEMMQSAEGHSFQIVHQALGISHGEDALIRVRSMEDKYKEIKGIEADLKELQQIFMDLSVLVWDQGEGLDEIEKNMVFSATAMEDGVAHLSSAATANVSSHKWIWIGVCCLLLVLLLVLVILVVLYFTQKSMMYAIFDCFSVMKQFSM